Proteins found in one Kangiella sediminilitoris genomic segment:
- the rhlB gene encoding ATP-dependent RNA helicase RhlB, producing the protein MDKSHLSDTRFSDLGLHPKLLEAINDLGFQYCTPIQAKTLPLLLKGQNVAGQAQTGTGKTIAFLLGVMNDILTLPEIDGRRPNEPRSIIIAPTRELAVQIAKDALKLAKHANFKIRVVYGGEDHEKQRRQLENGVDILIGTTGRLIDYLKQGAYGLEAIDSVVLDEADRMFDLGFIKDIRYLFRRMPPAEDRLNMLFSATLSHRVQELAYEHMHNPQHVQVAAEQVTAKKIREALFYPSRDEALPLLVGLMQRLEPPRSIIFTNTKRAAEHVWACLRGNDIPAGLLTGDVQQKKRLRLLDDLKNNTVNVLVCTDVAARGLHIDDVTHVFNYHLPDDPEDYVHRIGRTARAGAEGDAVSFAGEDFAMNLTAIEKYVGHELPKLEIKAEYLAELKPSIALKQKRRHPSQRRHNKN; encoded by the coding sequence ATGGACAAATCACATTTATCCGATACACGATTCAGCGACCTGGGTTTACACCCTAAATTACTCGAAGCAATCAACGATCTAGGCTTCCAGTATTGTACGCCCATTCAGGCAAAAACATTACCCTTGCTACTTAAAGGACAAAATGTTGCCGGACAAGCTCAAACAGGTACTGGAAAAACCATCGCTTTTCTACTAGGGGTAATGAACGACATCCTCACGTTACCCGAGATAGATGGTCGTCGACCCAATGAACCTCGCTCAATCATTATTGCACCAACTCGTGAGCTGGCAGTTCAAATTGCTAAAGATGCGCTGAAGTTAGCCAAACATGCTAATTTCAAGATTCGAGTAGTATATGGGGGCGAAGATCATGAAAAACAACGCCGTCAACTTGAAAATGGTGTCGATATTCTGATTGGAACAACTGGCCGACTGATAGATTACCTCAAGCAAGGGGCTTATGGTCTTGAAGCAATTGATAGTGTGGTTCTAGATGAAGCCGATCGGATGTTTGATCTTGGCTTCATTAAAGATATCCGCTATTTGTTCCGCCGTATGCCTCCTGCGGAGGATCGACTGAACATGCTATTCTCAGCAACATTATCGCACCGCGTGCAAGAGCTGGCCTATGAACATATGCACAATCCGCAACATGTGCAGGTTGCGGCAGAACAGGTCACCGCAAAGAAGATACGAGAAGCGCTGTTTTACCCAAGCCGCGATGAAGCTCTTCCTTTACTTGTGGGTTTAATGCAACGTTTGGAACCACCTCGTTCTATTATTTTCACCAATACTAAACGTGCAGCAGAGCACGTATGGGCATGTTTGCGAGGTAACGATATTCCTGCTGGATTACTTACTGGTGATGTGCAGCAAAAAAAGCGTCTGCGCCTGTTAGATGATCTCAAAAATAACACGGTGAATGTTTTAGTTTGCACCGATGTTGCGGCACGTGGACTGCATATAGACGATGTGACACATGTCTTCAACTATCACCTCCCAGATGATCCAGAGGACTATGTTCACCGTATTGGTCGGACAGCAAGGGCAGGAGCGGAAGGTGACGCTGTCAGCTTTGCTGGTGAAGATTTTGCAATGAACTTAACCGCTATTGAAAAATATGTGGGGCATGAACTACCTAAGCTTGAAATCAAAGCTGAGTATCTTGCTGAGCTGAAGCCTTCTATTGCCCTGAAGCAGAAACGTCGCCACCCCTCTCAACGTCGTCACAATAAAAATTAA
- a CDS encoding acyl-CoA thioesterase, with amino-acid sequence MSERERKPAESIETWNFVFPNQSNPYGNMFGGELLAIMDSTAALAAIRYSGRTVSTASVERVIFKRPIFVGDRIKTVAKVVLVGSSSMMVRTDVFVDKGGDEGDVLSTTAHFTLVAFDEERNPVTVPDLVIETDKEKKHFELAEQIKAHVGRREGRIKNVVEKWK; translated from the coding sequence ATGTCAGAGCGTGAAAGGAAACCAGCGGAGTCCATCGAGACCTGGAACTTTGTTTTCCCAAATCAGAGTAATCCCTATGGCAATATGTTCGGTGGAGAGCTACTTGCTATTATGGATTCAACAGCGGCTTTGGCTGCGATTCGTTATTCAGGCAGAACAGTGTCTACGGCTTCTGTTGAGCGCGTTATTTTCAAGCGACCTATCTTTGTCGGGGATAGAATTAAGACTGTCGCCAAGGTTGTTCTGGTCGGCTCGTCATCAATGATGGTGCGTACGGATGTATTTGTGGATAAAGGGGGTGATGAGGGTGACGTCTTAAGCACTACCGCTCACTTCACCCTGGTTGCGTTTGATGAAGAGCGCAATCCCGTTACTGTCCCAGATCTTGTTATTGAAACAGATAAGGAGAAAAAGCACTTTGAGCTGGCCGAGCAAATAAAAGCTCATGTCGGCAGACGAGAGGGAAGAATTAAAAATGTTGTTGAAAAATGGAAGTAG
- a CDS encoding alpha/beta hydrolase family protein has translation MSYQFQEVTFTASDGFELKGAVYPANNKERQKQNSRFLVIGSAFGVPYQYYKHIAAFLADNGISVLTFDYRGISHSQKGNMPPGEILMEHWGQLDLEAALQFVKKSYEPDGFYYLGHSAGGQIAGLAKTSIEFDKIVIAASGVGSWRLWPGWQKYGLAAIWYVIFPLVLALQSGAYFSSKLLGPIPVPKSAVKQWLRWARSEEYLFTPKHGLDTSIYSKIKSKVLGLTISDDWYAPQEARDGLLKHYENCHIETQFITPADIGRKTIGHFGLFKKKQEIEKGIWQPILNFLND, from the coding sequence GTGTCTTATCAGTTTCAAGAAGTGACATTCACTGCATCTGATGGTTTCGAACTCAAGGGTGCTGTTTACCCCGCAAATAATAAAGAAAGGCAGAAACAAAACAGTCGATTTTTGGTGATTGGATCGGCGTTTGGAGTCCCCTACCAGTACTACAAACATATTGCAGCCTTTTTAGCTGACAACGGCATATCTGTTTTAACTTTTGACTATCGTGGGATTAGTCATTCGCAGAAAGGTAATATGCCTCCTGGTGAGATACTGATGGAGCATTGGGGGCAGCTGGATCTTGAAGCGGCACTGCAATTCGTAAAGAAAAGCTATGAGCCCGATGGGTTTTATTATTTGGGACACAGTGCCGGTGGGCAAATTGCAGGTCTGGCGAAAACCAGTATCGAGTTTGACAAGATTGTCATCGCTGCCAGTGGTGTCGGTAGCTGGAGATTATGGCCGGGATGGCAAAAGTATGGGCTTGCAGCAATCTGGTATGTCATTTTCCCACTGGTACTAGCACTCCAGTCAGGTGCTTATTTCTCTTCTAAGCTTTTAGGACCTATCCCTGTTCCAAAGTCAGCGGTTAAGCAATGGCTACGTTGGGCGCGCTCAGAAGAATATTTATTCACGCCAAAGCACGGACTCGATACATCAATCTATAGCAAAATAAAAAGCAAAGTGCTTGGGTTGACCATTTCCGATGACTGGTATGCACCTCAGGAAGCAAGGGACGGGTTATTAAAGCATTACGAAAACTGTCATATCGAGACTCAATTCATTACACCTGCGGACATCGGGCGTAAAACCATCGGCCATTTTGGGCTGTTCAAGAAAAAACAAGAAATTGAGAAAGGAATATGGCAACCTATACTTAATTTTTTGAACGATTAG
- a CDS encoding DUF4197 domain-containing protein — translation MKLFKAFLAVATTILLLTSCKTTDINRVLNTIGGQQQLSEQTVIAGLKQALEVGTENSVSSTNRPGGFSNNPLIKIAVPDQLDDVATTLRKVGLGSYVNNFEGQMNRAAEKASGEAKAVFFDAISSMSIADAWGILRGGDNAATNYFRDKTASSLERRFQPIITDSMEQVGFYSDYKRLLGAYEKLPFKDKPNMDIEDYVMDETLDGIFTLVAQEEKKIRDNPMARTTELLQKVFARQ, via the coding sequence ATGAAGTTGTTTAAAGCATTTCTGGCGGTAGCAACCACAATATTGTTACTGACGAGTTGTAAAACCACCGATATAAACAGAGTATTGAATACGATTGGTGGCCAGCAACAGTTATCTGAGCAAACGGTTATTGCGGGTTTAAAGCAAGCCTTAGAAGTAGGAACGGAAAACAGCGTTAGCAGTACTAATCGCCCTGGTGGTTTTAGCAACAATCCTCTCATAAAAATTGCTGTGCCAGATCAGCTGGATGATGTTGCCACTACGTTAAGAAAAGTGGGCCTTGGCTCTTATGTTAATAACTTTGAAGGCCAGATGAATCGCGCAGCAGAGAAGGCTTCAGGAGAAGCTAAAGCCGTATTTTTTGATGCTATCAGTAGCATGTCTATCGCGGATGCATGGGGAATTTTACGCGGTGGTGATAATGCAGCGACAAATTATTTTCGTGATAAAACGGCATCCAGCCTGGAAAGACGTTTCCAGCCAATCATTACCGATAGTATGGAGCAGGTAGGTTTTTATAGTGATTATAAAAGGCTATTAGGGGCTTATGAAAAATTGCCTTTTAAAGATAAGCCCAACATGGACATTGAAGACTATGTTATGGATGAAACATTGGATGGAATTTTCACTCTGGTAGCACAGGAAGAAAAGAAGATTCGAGATAATCCTATGGCTCGTACGACAGAGCTATTGCAAAAAGTGTTTGCCAGGCAGTAA
- a CDS encoding AEC family transporter, which translates to MTVILNAIIPVALVVLIGVVLVKWRLVRNEFFDDLSKVVFKAFVPVFLFVNVYETGLEDIGTTLFSYFVPVLAVFIVLALVFSHRIALTSTFSNNVLVGIPVILSVTGQKGLVISLAVISGHSLILFSTFFLFSTRVNVTPSKFKAALNIFSNPVILGVVLGLLFNLFEIPIPKQLFKPLEMISDAALPLALIILGSSLASLGGINRTVITKTVMVTTIKLIALPFAVFIFGYWAMGLNQTQLMSLTILAACPTGISVMPFVEAVESERKVAHNAIALSTLLSVITIPTTIWLVQSFF; encoded by the coding sequence TTGACGGTTATCTTAAACGCTATCATTCCGGTTGCACTGGTCGTGCTAATCGGGGTGGTATTGGTTAAATGGCGCCTGGTCCGAAATGAATTCTTTGACGACCTATCAAAGGTCGTCTTCAAAGCCTTTGTACCGGTTTTCCTATTCGTTAATGTTTATGAGACGGGACTGGAGGATATCGGCACTACCCTTTTCTCTTACTTTGTTCCGGTACTGGCGGTGTTTATTGTACTGGCTCTAGTATTCAGTCATCGCATAGCCTTAACCTCTACTTTTTCCAATAATGTCTTGGTTGGCATTCCGGTTATTTTGTCCGTAACAGGTCAAAAAGGGCTCGTCATCAGTCTGGCGGTGATTTCGGGTCACAGCCTGATATTGTTTTCCACCTTTTTTCTATTCTCTACCCGGGTCAATGTCACTCCATCGAAATTTAAAGCTGCGTTGAATATTTTCAGTAACCCAGTGATTCTGGGTGTGGTACTAGGGTTACTATTTAACCTGTTCGAAATTCCTATTCCGAAACAGCTGTTCAAGCCGCTGGAAATGATTTCGGATGCAGCATTACCGTTGGCACTTATTATTCTTGGCAGTTCGCTGGCATCGTTAGGCGGAATAAATCGTACTGTCATAACTAAAACAGTGATGGTGACAACGATTAAGCTTATTGCCCTGCCCTTTGCAGTGTTTATCTTTGGTTATTGGGCAATGGGTTTAAATCAGACCCAATTGATGTCATTAACCATACTAGCTGCATGCCCGACCGGTATCAGCGTTATGCCTTTCGTCGAGGCCGTAGAATCGGAGAGGAAGGTTGCTCATAACGCTATAGCGTTAAGTACGTTGTTGTCGGTGATTACGATTCCGACTACGATATGGCTGGTGCAATCCTTCTTTTAA